Proteins encoded by one window of Nocardia goodfellowii:
- a CDS encoding DUF998 domain-containing protein: MTSSYAAAASRQHTVNTRALLTCGAIAGPLFVGTVLIQEATRVGFDPVKHPLSMLSLSELGWIQITNFVLSGLLALAGAIGLARTMPTGIGSTWGPRLLGTYGVALIAGGVFVTDPGFGYPVGTPDAAPESITWHGILHSIAPVVAGIALLAACVVFARRFHQQGRTGWFATSITIPTLHLTLSAITFAATDFRWMLTGGSLIWLWASAVMALPLFARQER; this comes from the coding sequence ATGACCTCCTCCTACGCCGCCGCCGCATCGCGGCAGCACACCGTCAACACCCGAGCCCTGCTGACCTGCGGCGCGATCGCCGGCCCTCTGTTCGTCGGCACCGTACTGATCCAGGAAGCCACCCGAGTCGGCTTCGATCCAGTAAAACACCCGCTCAGCATGCTCAGCCTCAGCGAACTCGGCTGGATCCAGATCACCAACTTCGTCCTCAGCGGCCTACTGGCCCTGGCTGGCGCAATCGGCCTCGCCCGGACCATGCCCACCGGAATAGGCAGCACCTGGGGCCCCCGCCTCCTCGGCACCTACGGCGTAGCCCTGATCGCCGGCGGCGTCTTCGTCACAGACCCAGGCTTCGGCTACCCCGTCGGCACCCCCGACGCCGCCCCCGAATCAATCACCTGGCACGGAATCCTGCACTCCATCGCCCCGGTGGTAGCAGGCATAGCCCTCCTAGCCGCCTGCGTCGTATTCGCCCGCCGCTTCCACCAGCAGGGTCGCACCGGCTGGTTCGCCACCAGCATCACCATCCCCACCCTCCACCTCACCCTGTCCGCAATCACCTTCGCAGCCACCGACTTCCGCTGGATGCTGACCGGCGGCTCCCTCATCTGGCTGTGGGCGTCGGCGGTCATGGCCTTGCCCTTGTTCGCCCGCCAGGAGCGCTGA
- a CDS encoding BldC family transcriptional regulator, protein MSAITVGGQDTLLTPGQVAAMFHVDPKTVTRWAHAGRLGSLRTPGGHRRFRESEVLQLLRSLTTEASVR, encoded by the coding sequence ATGAGTGCGATCACCGTCGGCGGCCAGGACACCCTGCTGACACCGGGACAAGTTGCTGCCATGTTCCACGTCGATCCCAAGACCGTCACCCGCTGGGCCCACGCCGGGCGCCTCGGGTCCCTGCGCACCCCCGGCGGACATCGCCGGTTCCGTGAGTCCGAAGTACTGCAGCTACTGCGTTCGCTCACCACCGAGGCGTCCGTCCGCTGA
- a CDS encoding DUF4229 domain-containing protein: MSDATQPDRASAQQTPNKRLVRNLALYTLARLVLVAVITAVIVLVAKLVKVEIPIVVAALFALIIAMPLSLTLFKKLRTRVNEDIAQVDAKRRADKAQLRARLRGETEDGK, translated from the coding sequence GTGAGCGACGCAACTCAGCCAGATCGGGCATCCGCCCAGCAAACCCCGAACAAGCGGCTGGTCCGCAATCTCGCGCTGTACACCCTGGCCAGGCTGGTACTGGTCGCGGTCATCACGGCCGTGATCGTGCTGGTGGCGAAGCTGGTGAAGGTCGAGATCCCGATTGTGGTGGCGGCGCTGTTCGCGCTGATCATCGCGATGCCGCTGTCGCTGACCTTGTTCAAGAAACTGCGCACCCGGGTCAACGAGGACATCGCGCAGGTGGACGCCAAGCGGCGTGCGGACAAGGCGCAGCTGCGTGCCCGCCTGCGGGGTGAGACGGAGGACGGCAAGTGA
- a CDS encoding PLP-dependent cysteine synthase family protein: MKFCDQSAPRDWVDNAVRLIDADTQRSADTHLLRYPLPAEWGIQLYLKDESTHITGSLKHRLARSLFLYAICNGWVTEGTTVVEASSGSTAVSEAYFAKLLGLDFVAVMPASTSPQKIALIEAQGGRCHFVQRPPDMYTEAARLARESGGHYMDQFTHAERATDWRGNNNIAESIFQQMELEPCPVPEWIVVGAGTGGTSATIGRYIRYRRHATKLAVVDPENSAFYGGYETADAGYQTGMPSRIEGIGRPRVEPSFIGQVIDRMIHVPDAASIAAARHASVALGRRVGGSTGTNLWGVWALIGEMLAAGRSGSVVTLLCDGGDRYSGTYFDDSWVAAQGMSLAEPTAILEKFHASGVWTG; encoded by the coding sequence GTGAAGTTCTGCGATCAGAGCGCGCCCCGCGACTGGGTCGACAACGCGGTCCGCCTGATCGACGCCGATACCCAGCGCAGCGCGGACACGCATCTGCTGCGCTATCCGCTGCCCGCCGAGTGGGGCATCCAGCTGTACTTGAAGGACGAATCCACCCACATCACAGGCAGTTTGAAGCATCGCCTGGCGCGTTCGCTGTTCCTCTACGCGATCTGCAACGGCTGGGTTACCGAGGGCACCACCGTGGTCGAGGCGTCCTCGGGTTCGACCGCCGTCAGCGAGGCGTATTTCGCGAAACTGCTCGGCCTGGATTTCGTCGCGGTGATGCCCGCGAGTACTTCGCCGCAGAAGATCGCGCTGATCGAAGCACAAGGGGGCCGTTGCCATTTCGTGCAGCGCCCGCCGGACATGTACACCGAGGCGGCGCGGCTGGCACGCGAATCCGGCGGCCACTACATGGATCAGTTCACCCACGCGGAACGCGCCACCGACTGGCGCGGCAACAACAACATCGCCGAATCCATCTTTCAGCAAATGGAATTGGAACCCTGCCCGGTGCCGGAGTGGATCGTGGTCGGCGCGGGCACCGGCGGCACCAGCGCCACCATCGGCCGCTACATCCGCTATCGCCGCCACGCCACCAAACTGGCCGTGGTGGATCCGGAGAACTCCGCCTTCTACGGCGGCTACGAAACCGCCGACGCGGGCTATCAGACCGGAATGCCCTCGCGCATCGAGGGAATCGGCCGCCCGCGGGTCGAGCCGTCGTTCATCGGACAGGTCATCGATCGGATGATCCACGTGCCGGACGCCGCCTCCATCGCGGCCGCACGACATGCCAGTGTCGCGCTCGGGCGGCGCGTCGGCGGGTCCACCGGTACCAACCTGTGGGGCGTGTGGGCGCTGATCGGCGAGATGCTGGCGGCGGGACGCTCGGGCAGCGTCGTCACGCTGCTCTGTGATGGCGGAGATCGCTACTCGGGCACGTATTTCGACGATTCCTGGGTCGCCGCGCAGGGCATGAGCCTGGCCGAGCCCACCGCGATCCTGGAGAAGTTCCACGCCTCCGGCGTCTGGACCGGCTAG
- a CDS encoding helix-turn-helix domain-containing protein produces the protein MTEATNLAAAAGSPDPRVGLRAVLALRRLLERLEAIQVANAREQGWSWQSIAEALEVSKQAVHQKYNRRGRNR, from the coding sequence ATGACAGAAGCAACCAACCTGGCGGCCGCCGCCGGCAGTCCCGACCCCAGGGTCGGTCTGCGCGCGGTGCTCGCACTGCGTCGGCTGCTCGAACGTCTGGAAGCGATTCAGGTCGCCAATGCCCGGGAACAGGGCTGGTCCTGGCAATCCATCGCCGAAGCGCTCGAGGTCAGCAAGCAGGCGGTCCATCAGAAGTACAACCGGAGAGGCAGGAACCGCTGA
- a CDS encoding Clp protease N-terminal domain-containing protein — MFERFSKAARTAVVVAQEDARELRSDNIDVEHVLLGLLAQGEPELKALLAEAGLTHEGVLDTLAPGADAPTGAQGEPLGAEDAEALRSIGIDLDAVRESLEATFGADALDRAVPVEEKRGRFGFGGPKVFGHIPFTRDAKKILELSLRETTARKDDSIQSGHILLAILRAPNATTARLLGGKDTIEGLRPKVHALLDRAA; from the coding sequence ATGTTCGAACGGTTCAGCAAGGCGGCGCGGACGGCCGTGGTCGTCGCGCAGGAGGACGCGCGAGAATTGCGCTCCGACAACATCGACGTCGAGCATGTGCTGCTGGGCTTGCTCGCGCAGGGCGAGCCCGAACTGAAAGCGCTGCTGGCGGAGGCTGGTCTCACCCACGAGGGTGTGCTGGACACCCTCGCGCCAGGTGCCGACGCGCCCACCGGGGCGCAGGGGGAACCGCTGGGCGCGGAAGACGCGGAGGCGCTGCGCTCGATCGGTATCGACCTCGACGCGGTGCGGGAAAGTCTGGAAGCCACCTTCGGCGCGGACGCGCTGGACCGCGCCGTGCCGGTGGAGGAGAAGCGCGGCCGGTTCGGCTTCGGGGGTCCGAAGGTGTTCGGGCACATCCCTTTCACCCGGGATGCGAAGAAGATCCTGGAGCTGTCGCTGCGGGAAACGACGGCGCGCAAGGATGACAGCATCCAGTCCGGGCACATCCTGCTCGCGATCCTGCGCGCCCCGAACGCGACCACCGCCCGGCTGCTCGGCGGCAAGGACACCATCGAGGGTTTGCGCCCGAAGGTGCATGCCCTGCTCGATCGCGCGGCCTGA
- a CDS encoding phage holin family protein, producing MQLLIRLIINAVAIWLAAAWVDKIDIVYPADQGNGGKIITVLVIAAVFTLVNALVKPLVKMLSLPLVVLTLGLFLLIVNALMLFLTSWITDAFSDYGLHIGSFWAAILGGVIIWLVNWVLGILVPDND from the coding sequence ATGCAGCTTCTGATTCGGTTGATCATCAACGCAGTGGCCATCTGGCTGGCCGCCGCCTGGGTCGACAAGATCGACATCGTCTATCCGGCGGACCAGGGCAATGGCGGGAAGATCATCACGGTGCTTGTCATCGCGGCGGTGTTCACTCTGGTGAACGCCCTGGTCAAACCCCTGGTCAAAATGCTTTCGCTGCCGCTGGTGGTGCTGACGCTCGGTCTGTTCCTGCTGATCGTCAACGCCCTGATGCTGTTCCTGACCTCCTGGATCACCGACGCGTTCTCCGACTACGGCCTGCACATCGGCAGTTTCTGGGCGGCGATCCTCGGTGGCGTCATCATCTGGCTGGTCAACTGGGTGCTGGGAATCCTGGTCCCCGACAACGACTGA
- a CDS encoding 1,4-dihydroxy-2-naphthoate polyprenyltransferase: MATAAQWIEGARPRTLPNAIAPVLAGTGAAAAVGGFVWWKAVLALLVSLALIVGVNFANDYSDGIRGTDDERVGPLRLVGSKLATPAAVKNAAILSLTVGAVLGLVLAATTAWWLLLVGVACLAGAWFYTGGSKPYGYSGFGEIAVFVFFGLIAVLGTEFVQAEKIDWVGVVLAVAVGSFSSAVLVANNLRDIPTDTESGKTTLAVKLGDPRTRTLHSVLLVIPFAATLALVAATPFALVGLLAIPLAIRANAPVRGGGKGLELIPALRDSGLALLAWSALTALALAFA, translated from the coding sequence ATGGCTACTGCAGCGCAATGGATCGAGGGCGCGCGTCCCCGCACTCTGCCGAACGCGATCGCACCGGTGCTGGCCGGCACCGGCGCGGCCGCCGCGGTAGGCGGTTTCGTGTGGTGGAAAGCCGTTCTCGCGCTGCTGGTTTCGCTGGCGTTGATCGTCGGTGTGAATTTCGCCAATGACTATTCCGACGGTATCCGCGGCACCGATGACGAGCGTGTCGGGCCGCTGCGGCTGGTCGGCTCGAAACTGGCCACGCCCGCCGCGGTGAAGAACGCGGCGATCCTCAGTCTCACGGTCGGCGCGGTGCTCGGCCTGGTGCTGGCGGCGACGACCGCGTGGTGGCTGCTGCTGGTCGGCGTGGCCTGCCTGGCCGGAGCCTGGTTCTACACCGGCGGCAGCAAGCCCTACGGCTACAGCGGATTCGGTGAGATCGCGGTGTTCGTGTTCTTCGGGCTGATCGCGGTGCTCGGCACCGAGTTCGTGCAGGCCGAGAAAATCGATTGGGTAGGCGTTGTGCTCGCGGTGGCGGTGGGTTCGTTCTCCAGCGCGGTGCTCGTCGCGAACAATCTGCGCGATATTCCGACCGATACCGAGTCGGGGAAGACCACCCTGGCGGTGAAACTCGGTGATCCCCGCACCCGCACACTGCATTCGGTGCTGCTGGTGATCCCGTTCGCCGCGACCCTGGCGCTGGTCGCGGCGACTCCGTTCGCGCTGGTCGGACTGCTCGCGATTCCGCTCGCGATCCGTGCAAACGCGCCGGTTCGAGGCGGCGGAAAAGGCTTGGAACTCATTCCCGCGCTGCGTGATTCCGGCTTGGCCCTGCTCGCCTGGTCCGCGCTCACCGCACTGGCGCTCGCCTTCGCGTAA
- a CDS encoding AfsR/SARP family transcriptional regulator: protein MTKPAGESVVVALLGEIALRRDGTLTAVPGARSRLLLAALALRPGRARSAAALIDDVWGEQPPRAPMNALHTQVSRLRAALPEGALEIGPAGYRLILRPDQVDLTLAAELLRDARRRQDSGDAAGCVQAVAQARRLWRGEPSADLPPGQVADELSTAAAARLRELDALELSARRSGGDLDGALRIARRLAAEQPLDEPAQLTLMRLLASTGRGNEALESFAAFRTRLGDHLGADPGRELIELNTAILRGEPLNLTGSGDPVGAENRTAADTGASSANGPAGRPAHPDDRTVQAEPQTGTATGTLMATGLRAAPNALLGRDDDLSALGRLLPESRVVTVLGPGGTGKTRFANEVGVRAAQHLPVVLVELASVRADGTEAGTRAELEGAIAAALGLSELPLDATGLRKQYVADAHQRLREAAAARQLSSGELDELAALRGHFVPEARQRLREALAARPMLLILDNCEHLIETVAVIVADLIGACPRLTVLTTSRSPLMITAETVYPLPPLAIDAAGSPATDLFMARARAVRPSVRLDPEVVAQLCRTLDGLPLAIELAAARVRTMSVEEISARLTDRFALLRSGDRSSPERHRTLHAVIDWSWNLLEAEQQLALRRLCRFPAGFTLSAAAGVAGDIDDVATAVDGLVNQSLLTVLEDERLGTRYRMLETVREYGEEQLARAGESDQVMARMVLWARHFAITAVGTRDDTDQVWLALAVAAEVDNLLAVLRYSLERRDAVTVYTVFPVLGSLWVIRGSHVEVTGWAPRLLALDPAGAPDEPSPELQIACYLLMFLHLAYLGDDLRGLARLRIRVRRLLLRDDLSAHVRFLGRVMVARADGKGGGRLLAAGVRSPDRATRASALMLRANIRENMGDVRGSTVDAIRALRVIPPTEVWTVAMVCRHLGGVCGQIARYDEAVTYYERCLALLRQLGTSEESIETRAHLAAALVGTGQLDRARHQIDLALGPDTAAIDGMTSTPNHLAGTVAGAAAELALAEGDIAGGLRRHWRVLELYGWPDPSLGPGPGSIMVGAMALDAHVLYGAVADTGRLPDQLADNALAILSQLHDLPQLGCAACAIGSYLVVGGKAPARGLELLALASRVRARQDYPTMRIDRHLDAARAQVGADRVGAALNRATHLSRKHAAARIMELLRKIQDGR from the coding sequence GTGACGAAGCCCGCAGGCGAATCGGTCGTGGTGGCCCTGCTGGGCGAGATCGCGCTACGCCGCGACGGCACGCTCACCGCGGTGCCGGGCGCGCGATCCCGGCTGCTGCTGGCCGCCCTCGCCCTGCGCCCCGGCCGGGCCCGCAGCGCCGCGGCCCTGATCGACGACGTCTGGGGCGAACAGCCACCGCGCGCCCCGATGAACGCGCTGCACACCCAGGTTTCGCGGCTGCGCGCGGCGCTGCCCGAAGGAGCGCTGGAAATCGGTCCGGCCGGCTACCGGCTGATTCTGCGGCCCGATCAGGTCGACCTGACGCTGGCGGCCGAATTGCTGCGGGACGCACGCCGCCGCCAGGACAGCGGTGATGCCGCCGGCTGTGTTCAGGCGGTCGCGCAGGCCCGCCGCCTGTGGCGGGGCGAACCGAGCGCCGATCTGCCACCCGGTCAGGTAGCCGACGAACTGTCCACCGCAGCCGCGGCCCGGCTCCGCGAGCTGGACGCACTCGAACTGTCCGCCCGCCGGTCCGGTGGCGATCTCGACGGCGCGCTGCGCATCGCCCGTCGTCTGGCGGCCGAGCAACCGCTGGACGAACCCGCCCAGCTGACGCTCATGCGCCTGCTGGCCTCGACCGGCCGGGGGAACGAAGCACTGGAATCCTTCGCCGCCTTCCGCACCCGACTCGGTGATCACCTGGGTGCGGACCCCGGCCGGGAGCTGATCGAGTTGAACACCGCGATCCTGCGCGGGGAACCGCTGAACCTCACCGGCAGCGGCGATCCGGTCGGTGCCGAGAACCGCACGGCCGCGGATACCGGGGCGTCATCGGCCAATGGTCCGGCAGGCCGGCCCGCTCACCCCGACGACCGCACCGTTCAGGCAGAGCCTCAAACCGGCACTGCGACCGGAACCCTCATGGCGACCGGTCTGCGAGCCGCGCCCAACGCCCTGCTCGGTCGCGACGACGATCTGTCCGCACTCGGACGGCTGTTGCCGGAGTCCAGGGTGGTCACCGTGCTGGGTCCGGGCGGCACCGGCAAGACCCGATTCGCCAACGAGGTGGGAGTGCGTGCGGCACAGCATCTTCCGGTCGTGCTGGTGGAGCTGGCCTCTGTGCGTGCCGACGGCACCGAGGCGGGGACCCGCGCGGAGCTGGAGGGCGCGATCGCCGCCGCGCTCGGGCTCAGCGAATTGCCGCTGGACGCCACGGGATTGCGCAAGCAGTATGTCGCCGACGCGCATCAGCGGCTGCGTGAGGCCGCGGCTGCCCGGCAGCTGTCGAGCGGTGAACTGGACGAGTTGGCGGCCCTGCGCGGCCACTTCGTGCCCGAGGCGCGACAGCGGCTGCGCGAGGCACTGGCGGCCCGCCCGATGCTGCTCATCCTCGACAACTGTGAGCATCTCATCGAGACGGTGGCGGTGATCGTCGCGGATCTGATCGGCGCCTGCCCGCGGCTCACGGTGCTCACGACCAGCCGTTCCCCGTTGATGATCACCGCCGAAACGGTGTATCCGCTGCCGCCGCTGGCGATCGACGCGGCGGGCTCGCCGGCCACCGATCTGTTCATGGCGCGGGCGCGGGCTGTCCGCCCCTCGGTGCGGCTGGATCCGGAGGTGGTCGCGCAGCTGTGCCGTACCCTCGACGGGCTGCCGCTGGCCATCGAACTGGCCGCCGCGCGGGTGCGCACGATGAGCGTCGAGGAGATCAGCGCACGGCTGACGGATCGGTTCGCGTTGCTGCGCAGCGGTGATCGCAGTTCGCCCGAACGGCACCGCACCTTGCACGCGGTGATCGATTGGAGCTGGAACCTCCTGGAGGCCGAACAGCAACTGGCGCTGCGCCGATTATGCCGTTTCCCAGCGGGTTTCACACTCTCCGCCGCGGCGGGCGTGGCCGGGGACATCGACGACGTGGCCACCGCGGTGGACGGTTTGGTCAATCAGTCCCTGCTGACCGTGCTCGAGGACGAACGGCTCGGCACCCGCTACCGCATGCTGGAGACGGTGCGCGAATACGGTGAGGAACAGCTCGCGCGTGCGGGCGAATCCGATCAGGTCATGGCTCGAATGGTGCTGTGGGCGCGGCACTTCGCCATTACGGCGGTCGGTACCCGGGACGACACGGATCAAGTGTGGCTGGCGCTGGCGGTGGCCGCCGAAGTCGACAATCTGCTGGCGGTGCTGCGGTATTCGCTCGAGCGCCGCGACGCGGTGACCGTGTACACGGTGTTCCCCGTACTGGGTTCGCTCTGGGTGATTCGCGGTTCACACGTCGAGGTGACGGGCTGGGCGCCGCGTTTGCTCGCGCTCGATCCCGCCGGTGCACCGGATGAGCCGTCCCCCGAACTGCAGATAGCCTGCTACCTGCTGATGTTCCTGCATCTCGCCTATCTCGGCGATGACCTGCGCGGTTTGGCCCGGCTCCGAATCCGGGTGCGACGCTTGCTGCTTCGCGACGATCTCAGCGCACACGTGCGGTTCCTGGGCCGGGTCATGGTGGCCCGGGCGGACGGTAAGGGCGGCGGCAGACTGCTCGCGGCCGGGGTCCGCTCGCCGGATCGGGCGACCCGCGCCAGTGCGCTGATGCTGCGCGCCAATATCCGGGAGAACATGGGCGACGTGCGCGGCTCGACCGTGGACGCGATCCGCGCGCTGCGGGTGATTCCGCCCACCGAGGTATGGACGGTGGCCATGGTGTGCCGTCACCTCGGCGGCGTCTGTGGCCAGATCGCCCGCTACGACGAGGCAGTCACCTATTACGAGCGCTGCCTAGCCTTGCTCCGGCAACTGGGCACGTCGGAGGAGAGCATCGAAACCCGCGCCCACCTCGCGGCGGCCTTGGTTGGGACCGGTCAATTGGATCGGGCCAGGCACCAGATCGATCTCGCGCTCGGTCCGGACACCGCGGCGATCGACGGAATGACCAGCACGCCGAACCATCTGGCGGGCACGGTCGCCGGGGCCGCCGCCGAACTCGCGCTGGCCGAGGGCGACATCGCGGGCGGACTGCGCAGGCACTGGCGCGTGCTCGAGCTCTACGGCTGGCCGGACCCCAGCCTCGGCCCGGGGCCGGGCAGCATCATGGTCGGCGCCATGGCCCTGGACGCGCACGTCCTCTACGGCGCGGTCGCGGACACCGGCCGGCTGCCGGACCAGTTGGCCGACAACGCCCTGGCCATTCTCAGCCAACTCCACGACCTGCCCCAACTCGGCTGCGCGGCCTGCGCGATCGGCTCCTACCTGGTGGTCGGCGGCAAAGCCCCGGCTCGCGGGCTGGAGTTGCTGGCCCTGGCATCGAGAGTCCGTGCGCGCCAGGATTATCCGACTATGCGGATCGACCGTCATCTGGATGCCGCTCGCGCGCAGGTGGGCGCGGACCGAGTGGGTGCGGCCCTGAACCGGGCCACACATCTTTCCCGTAAACACGCCGCGGCCCGAATTATGGAACTACTGCGGAAGATTCAGGACGGACGCTGA
- a CDS encoding ABC transporter permease: MTAILTAPADSGRTRAEIPDVSNRVSLRQTARHSLTMAYRGLLKIKHNPEQLFDVTVQPILFTALFAFIFGGAMFGSVDNYLPLFIPGILVQTVVLTSIVTGTQLREDMDKGVFDRFKSLPIARISALAGALIADMVRYLIATTLTVIMGLILGYRPGGGFVGVLAACLMVIVCSFAISWIWALVGVTGKSASAVQGISMIIMFPLTFVSGAFAPVESMPGWLQGINKVNPVYYMVKAAQELMNANHYGPNLAWSLLGSLAVIVIVAPITVRAYMRRA, from the coding sequence ATGACCGCAATTCTCACCGCCCCAGCCGATTCCGGCCGCACCCGCGCCGAGATCCCGGACGTCAGCAACCGTGTCAGCCTGCGCCAGACGGCGCGGCACTCGTTGACCATGGCCTACCGCGGTCTGCTGAAGATCAAGCACAATCCCGAGCAACTGTTCGACGTGACAGTTCAACCGATCCTGTTCACGGCCCTGTTCGCCTTCATCTTCGGCGGCGCGATGTTCGGTTCGGTGGACAACTACCTGCCCCTGTTCATTCCCGGCATCCTCGTGCAGACCGTGGTGCTGACCTCCATCGTCACCGGCACCCAGCTGCGGGAGGACATGGACAAGGGTGTCTTCGATCGCTTCAAATCGCTGCCGATCGCCCGCATCTCGGCACTGGCCGGCGCGTTGATCGCGGACATGGTCCGCTATCTGATCGCGACCACGCTCACCGTGATCATGGGCCTGATCCTGGGCTACCGCCCCGGGGGCGGCTTCGTCGGCGTCCTGGCCGCGTGCCTGATGGTGATCGTGTGCTCGTTCGCGATCAGCTGGATCTGGGCGCTGGTCGGTGTCACCGGCAAGAGCGCCTCAGCCGTGCAAGGCATTTCGATGATCATCATGTTCCCGTTGACCTTCGTCTCCGGCGCCTTCGCCCCGGTCGAGTCGATGCCCGGCTGGTTGCAGGGCATCAACAAGGTCAACCCGGTCTACTACATGGTCAAGGCCGCACAGGAACTGATGAACGCCAATCACTACGGGCCCAATCTGGCCTGGTCGCTGCTCGGCTCGCTGGCGGTGATCGTGATCGTCGCGCCGATTACCGTGCGGGCGTACATGCGCCGGGCATAG
- a CDS encoding ATP-binding cassette domain-containing protein — MTSFAPTSALAVEANELVKVFGDQRAVDGVSLAVPQGSVYGVLGPNGAGKTTTIRMLATLLRPDGGNARIFGRDVVEQPTAVRSLIGVTGQYASVDEKLTATENLMIFSRLLGLSRTDARRKTTELLAEFDLAEAADKPLEHFSGGMRRRLDLAASLISTPPLLFLDEPTTGLDPRTRAQMWETIRRLVREGATVLLTTQYLDEADQLADRIAVIDRGKVIADGTADELKASVGGSSLHLTLVNRDQLEEARRIVSDFLGAEAQITPEAGRLTAPLRTADMTTDLLIRLREWEIGVDEINVSKPSLDEVFLTITGHPAEENPSTETERSAA, encoded by the coding sequence ATGACTTCATTCGCACCCACTTCAGCGCTCGCCGTAGAGGCGAACGAGCTGGTCAAGGTGTTCGGGGACCAGCGCGCCGTGGACGGCGTGAGCCTGGCCGTACCGCAGGGTTCGGTATACGGCGTGCTGGGACCGAACGGGGCCGGCAAGACCACCACCATCCGGATGCTGGCCACACTGTTGCGGCCGGACGGCGGTAACGCCCGCATCTTCGGCCGCGACGTCGTCGAGCAGCCGACCGCCGTGCGCTCGCTCATCGGCGTCACCGGGCAGTACGCCTCGGTGGACGAGAAGCTGACCGCCACCGAGAACCTGATGATCTTCTCCCGGCTGCTCGGCCTCAGCCGAACCGATGCCCGGCGCAAGACCACCGAGTTGCTCGCGGAGTTCGACCTGGCCGAAGCCGCGGACAAACCGCTGGAACACTTCTCCGGTGGCATGCGGCGCCGGCTCGATCTGGCCGCCAGCCTGATCTCGACGCCGCCGCTGCTGTTCCTGGACGAGCCGACCACCGGACTCGATCCGCGCACCCGCGCCCAGATGTGGGAGACCATCCGCCGACTGGTTCGCGAGGGCGCGACGGTGTTGCTCACCACGCAGTATCTGGACGAGGCGGACCAGCTGGCGGACCGGATCGCCGTCATCGACCGCGGCAAGGTGATCGCCGACGGCACCGCCGACGAGCTCAAGGCCTCGGTCGGCGGTTCCTCGCTGCACCTGACCCTGGTGAACCGGGATCAGCTCGAGGAAGCGCGCCGCATCGTCAGCGACTTCCTCGGCGCCGAAGCGCAGATCACCCCGGAGGCCGGTCGGCTCACCGCGCCGCTGCGCACCGCCGACATGACCACCGATCTCCTGATTCGCTTGCGCGAGTGGGAGATCGGAGTCGACGAGATCAACGTCTCCAAGCCCAGCCTGGACGAGGTCTTCCTCACCATCACCGGCCACCCCGCCGAGGAAAACCCTTCCACCGAGACCGAACGGAGCGCGGCATGA